gggcaccatccagttcttctgatctcatggcaaaggagacagttgttcgtGCAGGCAATTCCTgatccctccttcctctcttgcCTCACTGactataatctctatggaagcggatcatcaggcctttctcctgtggagccgctcagtgggtttgaactgccaacctttcagtcagcaactgAATGCTGAAGCGTTGCGCCATGAGGGCTGTTCTTTGACACTACAGGCAGTTGAAAActcaaaaggaaaagcaaaagccAAAGATCAGATATCCAGCTAGAGAGACACTGGAGACCTTTGGTCCCAGGAGCAGTGGCCCAGGACAGAGGAAGCCGTCCCCATGGCCTGTGTCTTGGGCACTGGGATCATCTTGTCTTCTAGTTCAGAAACTCAGGCACAGAGAGGCCAGAAAGCAGGAGCCCAGGTTATGGGGCTACACAGAGGGCCTGGGCGAGCAGAAGCAAAAGTCATGGTCCTGCCTTGTTAAGAGGTTCAACTAACAGACAGGAAAGTGTGCATATTCCAGGTGTGTAGATCAGTGAGCATTTATCTGTCTGTTTACCTGTGCAGCACCAGAAGAACAGGTAAagctgttattgttagctgctgagttggcccccagctcatagcagccccacgTAGTGGgatgaaatgctacctggtcctgtgccgccACCATAATTGGTTGCGGTtggtccattgtgatccatagagttttcattggctgattttcaaaaagagattaccacgcctttcttcctaatccattttAGTCCGGAAGCttcaccgaaacctgttcagcaacgcagcaacacacaaacctccactgacagatgggtggggccACCCATGAGGCGCACTGGGTGGgagtcgaacctgggtctcccacatggaaggcaagaattctacccccaAACCACGACTGCCTTTGtctcaaaagcagccacagacaatacatGCACGAATAGATGTGGCTTGTGttgataaaactttatttacaaaaccaggTGGTGGGCCTTACTTTGCCAACCCATGATCTATAACATTCCTAGTCCCCGGGGACTCCCTCCTACCCCCTCCGCAACAACCCCTCCCCCCAGGCAACCCCTCTCCTGACTTTGAACCCCACGAATCAACATTGTTCTTGAAGCTCACATAAATGAACGCAGGGCATCCCCTTCTGTGTCCAGCGCCTCTTGCTGAGACATGCCGTGTTCTGCGTGGGGCTGCCGTTGGGTCTTCTTCATCGTGCACTTTCTCCTGGCGTGCTTATCCTCCCTCCCCCTCAGGAAAGCCCCCCCCCACACAGTTCCCACTACCACTCTGAAGCACACCTGGTCCCTTGTGTTTTCCTCACGTGAcagccatttttaaaatatatgtgttaTTTCAGAGttacattaaaatatattgtttttatgaaaaaaaaaaaaaaaaactcatgcttGCTCCGGAACACTCAAAGACAGTGCACCTACTGATACACCTGCCCACACGTGACACAGAGGCCTTTCTCACCCAGACTGCACCTTGAGGCTTGCGTCCTTGACAAAACGCTGTCCCGCAGCCAGATTTCTCCTGGCTGGCCTGGCGGTCATCCAGCGGTCAACGTTTCGTCTTTGCTCGCTCCCCATTAAGCAGCTCAGCGATGAGCACCTGACTGCTGGCTCTCTGAGTTCCAGCTCAATTATTCATAAGGCTCATTCCGGATGGTTCTGGAATATTCTGTCAAGTACACTCATCTTTCAGCCATCTCCAGATGTTGCCAGCGGCTAATTGCTCACTTTTAGAAACTGGGAGTGTCTCTCCTGTTTTCTCTTTTAATCTTCCTgaatgtcagagtataactgcacATGGAAGATGAAGTCACGTGGAAGGGTTGGGAACAAAAAACCCTGGTCAGGTCTGGCTCTCTAGAAACAAATGCTGTGGCCGCATGGTACATGACCTTCCTTTGATTGGAGCTTCCCAGCATTCACCCATTCGTTAGTTCATTCGTTCAGCACGTGGTTCCCTTgaccctggtggtggtggtggtggggcggGAGGGGGGGGTGTTCAGCATCCCAGGAGCCAGGGGAGGGAGAGGACCACACTGGTCCCACTCCCCTGAGCTTACTTGtcctactgtgtgcccagaaaGGGTCTCCTgcctgagaccaaaaaaaaaaaaaaaaaacaacaaacagtgctgtcgagtcaaacctgactcatggtgaccccatgtgttacagagtagaatgagccccatagggtttcctggctgtaatctttattgggagccctggtgacacagtggttaaacactcagttggtaaccaaaaaggtcggctgttcaaacctacctgctgctccgtgggagaaagatgtggcagtcagctttcataaagatcaACAGCCCTGGCTTGCCCTACTGGGTTAACGTACCTGTTCGGTGGCACCACACGCCCAGGGCCAGGGCAATACCTGCCATACTCACCATACTCTAGTTATGCCTCTGGATGAAAGAtccatctaaaaataaaatatagtaatttgttgtaatatttggtTGTTGATCactgaattttcttttatgaaaaaaaaattttatagccttggaacccctatgaagcagttctgctctgtcctacaggatcactatgagtcagaataaactttaCAGCAATGAGTAATCTTTattagagtccctgagtggcacaaacagttaagttcttgaccactagctgaaaggttggcagttcaaacccaaccagaggcaccttggaagaaaagcctggtgatccgcttctgagAGGTGACAACCAAGAATaccccatggagctcagttctactctgacacacctggggttgccacgagtcagtcaatgcgagggcaatgggtttggtttttggtttaggtctGCCTAGAGATGCAGGGGCATGTCACGTGAGTGTGCGGACCCCTCCCCAGGAGCTCCCAGGCAAGAGCAACAGATGGGGGATTCACAGGGCTGGGACGCAGGCCCAGCCTGAAACGGAGGAATATTCTAAACCTGTGGCTGTACCATAAATAACCCAGAGCCTTGTGCTGTCTTTGGGGTGGTGGGGGCAGCAGCCAGGACGAGCCGCGCCCCCCCCCAGCCAGATGTCTCCTCACGCTGCCCAGCTGTGTGCTATCAGAGCTTCCCTGAGGGGTCAGGGCAGACCTGGCCCCCACGACTCATAGGTAGGGACACGCGGACAAGGCCTCCCTGTCATTCCCACTTGGACTGCCTCGCTCCAGACCCCTTGCCTTGGCTGCAAACAGGTCCAGACCCTCCTGTGGATCCCATCACCTTGGGATCCAATCCAAGCCCTCTCGGTGCCCTCCATGCCCTTCCCCCTCCAAGTTTGCCCCTCCTTGCTCCCCCTTATACACCCTCACTCCCATCACCACCTGAATGCAGCTCCAGCCACAGCAGCCTCCCTTGTTCCCCTGTCGTGCCAGGtggttcctgccccagggcctttgcacctgccatTCCCTCCACCTGGTCCCTCTTGGCTGGCTCCTTCCCCTCCTTCATGCCTCAGCCTAGTGTCCCCCTTTTCCTAAAGCCCCCTGCCCTGGCTGAAGTCCGTCTGCTGCTTCTGTACTTGTTCAGGGTGGGCACCCCCCAACTGGCAGGCTAGGGCCAGGCCGGGCCCAGGTCCATCCTGAGCCCAGACCCCTTCAATGGGGGTGCCCAGCATGATCACCCATACccccaggaggagaaggagaagaggcGCTTGGAGCAGCTAGAGCGCAAGAAGGAGACACAGCGGCTGCTGGAGGAGGAGGACTCAAAGCTCAAGGGTGGCAAGGCCCCACGGGCGGCTGCGCCCGGCAAGGTCACCCGTGCCCAGATCGAAGAAACGCTACGCCGTGACCTCCAGCACCGGGAGGCCCCAGAGCCAGGTGGGTGCGGGGCAGGGGCACCGGGAGCTGCCCTTCCATCACTAAGGGGTTGTGGCCGCAGGACCCTGACCCAGACTGACCCACTCCAGAGCCCTCCCTTGCCCTCAGCAGAGCCCCCAGATCCCCATGGTGGGGGGGTTGGGAGGCATCCCTGCTGGCCTGTCTCAAAGCACAGATGACACGGGGTGTCCCCAACATCCTCAGCTTGTGTACCCCACAGTCCCGGTGGTGTTAACGGAGCGCCAAGAGGCAGAGATGGCAGCCACATGTCGGCACCTCCTGTGTGCCAGGTGAAGGGTGGTCAGCAGGGCCTGGGCAGGGTCTGCTGGGGTGGCCTCCCCGCTCACAGTCTGTTTCCCCTCTTCTCATCattctttccttgcctcttcctctccatcccttctgtcttccttcttttcatctcttcGTATCTCTCTCTCCATACATTTCTGTCTTTGCATCTCTGCATCTGTTTCTCCGTCTCTGCATACGTCTCTTTGCATCTCTGCGTATCTCTCTGCGTCTCTGTTTCTGTGAACGTTTCTGTCTTTACATTTCTGTGTATCTCTTGGTCCTTGCATATCTATCTGTCCCTCTGTCTCTGGACCCCTAGCTGAGAAGGCCCGGAGCCACCTGGAGGTGCCGCTGGAGGAGAATGTGAACCGTCGCATGCTGGAAGAGGGCAGTGTGGAGGCGCGCACCGTGGAGGACGCCATCGCTGTGCTCAGGTAATGGGCTCAGGTAAGGGGGGGCTCCCTGGACCCTACCAGCACCCTCCGGCCCCCTAACACGCATGTTCCCACAGCATGGTTGAGGAGGCGCCTGACCGGCACCCTGAGCGACGCATGCGGGCAGCTTTCACTGCCTTCGAGGAGGCGCAGCTGCCGCGGCTCAAGCTAGAGAACCCCAACATGCGGCTGTCGCAGCTGAAGCAGCTGCTCAAGAAGGAGTGGATGCGCTCGCCCGACAACCCCATGAACCAGCGGGTCATGCCCTTCAATGCCCCGAAGTGAGGCACCCACCCCTGGACTGGGAGCTGCCTGCGGCTGGCCACACCAAGGGGGACATGGAAGACGGGAGGCCAGGCACACGCTGTGGGCCGGGGGCTCCATGGCATCACGCCCCTTCCTCCTGCAGAGGGTCCCTGCTCCGAGCGACCCAGGCGCACGCAGGGCCCAGGGCTAGGTTCCCAATAAAGGCAGGTCTGGCTGCAATGAGCAGGTGTGGACTTGAACTGGTGAGGGAGTGGGGGGCTGGGAGGTGGGTGGGAGGGGTGAGGGAGCGGGTTGAGCAGGCAGGTGGGAGGGGGCAGGAAGGGTAGACCAGTGGGAGGGACTGAGTGTTCAGGAGCAGGAAAGGGGGCTTCTGGGGCCAAAGTGTCGTAGGTACCCACAGTACCTACTGTGGTAAGATGTTGGAACTGCTGCCTGGGAAAGACGAGGGCCCCGATGCTCAGCAGGGCCGATGATCATGGGACAATACTGAACCATGCAGGGCCGGGCTGACGCATCTCCCCAGTCTCCTCCACCCTATACAGCCCTGGCCATCAGACCCTGCCCACTCCTGCGGTACCTCAGTGTAGATTAGCAAAAGGCACCCCTCCTCAGCTGAACCGGTTGTGCAGCAAGTGACCTGTACAATCAGTCGTCCACAGCAGCCTCCCTGAGAGGTTGAACCACTGGCCGAGGTCACATAGTACATCAGAGGGACAGCTGGAGGCAAGTCTTTGGCCTCCGGAGCCTGCATTTCAGAGTCGACCTGAGGGCTTGTGCTGTGCCGGCTTCTGCTGCCGTTTGTTACTCCCCAACTGGAGGCGTCCAGCTGAGTCCTGGTGGATCAAAGTTGTACGTCTGAGAAGCCACAGAGGGAGGGATTTGAACCCGGGTTTGGCAGCCTACAGCTTCAGTAGACCCTaaagggcgggggggggaggggcagctGGGAGACAGCCCACGAGGCTGGGGAAGGGGCGGATTGAGGTGGGGGGTTGGCAACAATTTTTTGGACATGATTTGCAAGAAGCCGACTTTAGTCCAGACCCAGCACCTGGCTCCTGAGGGCCAGGAGGGGAAAAAGGTGCTCTCCAGTACAGCAGTCAGATCGTCAGCAGCACTTCCTGGGTAGGCTTAGACCGAGGGCAGAGCAGCTGCTGGCACTGGGAGTCAACACCATGGCGAGGGAAGGGTGTTTTCAGTAGatgctatgtgccaggccttgGACAGCCCTGCTGCAAATCAAGGTCACCCAtgacagagaagaaaactgaggtaAGGGGGACTCCCTGGACCCTACAGGTGCTGTCTTTGGGGCGGTGGGGCCAGCAGCCAGGATGAGCCTCCCCCAAGCCAGATGTCTCCTCACACTGCCCAGCTGTCTGCTATCAGAGCCTCCCTGAGGGGTCGGGGAAGACGTGACTCCCATGACTCATAGCTAGGGGCACGCGGACAAGCCTTCCCTGTCATTCCCATGCGGTGCCTCAGGGTTGATTAGCAAAAGGTACCCTCCCCCCGCCTCAATCCACCCCTTCCCTAGCCTCGTGGGCTGTCTCCTGGCCGCCCCTCCCTCCCTGACCTTCAGGGTTCACTGAAGCTGTAGGCTGCCAAACCCAAGTTCAAATCCCTCCCTCTGTGGCTTCCCAGACGTGCAACTTTGATCCACCAGGACTCAGCTGGACGCCTCCAGTTGGGGTGTAACAAGCGGCAGCAGCAGCTGGCACTTCTACTGGTCAAGTCCTCAGGTCGACTCTGAAATGCAGGCTCCGGAGGGCTCTGAGTGGGAGGATGGGGTGAAGGATTTACTGAGCTCTCCACCCTGGCTCCCCACCCAGGCAACACCCTCCCTGTGCCCTCTCATGCCCATTCCCAATCCCCCTTCCTGGCTCTCAGCTTCTCAGATACCAGGCTTGGCCCCACTGGGGACTTTGCCCTGGGTTCCCCCTGCCCAGAATGCACCTTTCTAGATCTCAAGTTTCAGATGCAGATACCCACTGAGGCCACCTGTCCCTGTGGGGTTAGGGCTGGGCCAGAGAGAGCCAGGGTCTGCCTAaaggtggggtggggcagagggGAGGTAGAGGTCTTCATAGAGGAGGGGCTTTTAAGGACGGATAGGAATTCTCCACAAAGATGAGAAATGGGGAAGGCTGAAGGAGCGACAcgcagaaaggcctggaggtgtcAATTCTCCCCTCGGGGAGGGGGTGCAACTAATAATTAGGTACAGCTCATGTGTTATGTGCAGGGGGCTGGAGGGTGGCAGAAGCAATGGAAGTTGACATGAAAATGGCAACAATGGTATAAAAGTGGCTCCAGGTATTGAGCCCAAGAGTAGTTTGGGGTCCCTCAGGAGCCAATCCTGCAAGGAGGGCATGTGGGTTACCAGGGAGGAAACCCACAAAGCTCTTGGGGGGTGTGgaaatgagggaggggaggagcctATGAGGGCGCCAACGAGCAGAGTCCCTTCAATGACTCAGGGAGACTGGGCCAGCAGTGAGAACCCCCAACAGGGTGATGGGCCCTTGCTAACCACGAGGCAACATCTCACTGAACCCCAGGACAGCTCCATAAGACAGCGATTCTCTTTACAGATAAACAGTCACACGGCCCAGAAGCAGCCGACAGAGTACTCCACCCAGAGCACCCAGGGAGGTAGCAGGGGTGGCATGGGGCCGGGAATCGGGGCTGAAGGTGTCTCAGCGGGGTATCGGTGGAGGAGCCCAATGTCTCCCCCATAAATGGAGGCTTGGGTTCGAATCTCACCTCTCCCCTTTACTCCTAGGACCTTGGGCAAGGGCCTTAATgggcctgagcctcagtttctctctctctaaaacAGGTCTAGAAACAATGCCCACCTGTAGGCTGTCTTGAGAACCAACATGCCCTGGAAGGACATGTCCTGGAGAAGGGCTTGGCAAAGGATTCTCCGTATGGACACGCTGAGGTCTTTGTGGCCCTGGCTGAGTCAAGGTCGGGGCCAACGGCCATTAACTGGAGGGTGGAAGCCAGGGGGGAAGCCCTGGATGCCATGCTGAGGAGTGGGACTGTTCCACAGCTATAACGGCACAAGGCAGACAAAAGCGAAAAGAAACtttatttagttggccaagtaaGGGAGCACAACGGGGCTCATGTCGCCAGGATGGCTCCTGAATGATGGCTGAAACAGTGTATATTAGAGGAAGGGTCCTTGCAGGAAGGAGCAAGGTCATTGATTGGTCTGGTGCAGAAAATGGCGTTTCCCCCCACGCGGTTCCGTCATCTGCGCTTCCTCAGTTCAGAAAAAGGGGGTGTCTCAAATTGGAGCTTAGGCTCAGATCCTTATCTTCTGAAAGTCTTCCCCCAGTCTTGGGCCACTAAAGTTCAGTTCCCTCAGATGGGAGAAAAGTTCCAGGGTCACCCAGAGGACAGGGTTGCGCATGTCAGGCGGGCCAGTTCTGGTCTTAACTGGTTCTGCAGGTCTGTGGACCccagcctcttgtttttcttatcttgggCAGGAAGTTGGCTTGATTACCTGAAAAACCATCTGGAGAAACCAGTTAGAGGCGGAGGTGGCTCATGCTACTTCACTTACAAGTTGGGGTTGGTAATGGTGCCCAGAGGTGTCATTCCCTCCTCTTTTCAGGATTTGGGTGCTCAGTCCAAATCCTGACTTCCATAGGGTGAAAGTCATTCTTCTGTAAGTACTTCAAGCTGGACAGGGGCGCTGGCATAGAACTGAAGTCTGGCCTGTGTGGGTTCAGGAGGGATGGGTTTGTATCCTTGTTGGCCGAGGTTTGTTAAGAGGAACACGGTCTGACATATGAGGCATCATGATGTTCACAGCAGCTAGGCGATTTTGAATGAACCCGGTAAGACAATTTAAGAGGCAGAGCAAAAACAGATAGATTAGCAAAAGAATAATCAACACAGAGTAACAAGAGGCCAGAGCCAGTGGAAGCTGGCAAACAGGGAGGTTATCCATGACCACCAGTCAGGCAGTGTTTCTCCATCAGGGGATGGGTCCAATTGGCGATTTGTTCTAATTTGTGGAGACTAACTTCTGCATCATGGCTGGTGTTTATCCAAGTGCAGCAAGAGGTGCTGGCTATGGCACAGATGCCCCCTTTTTTTGCCAAAATACAGTCAAGGGCAATGTGGTGGTCCATCATGACCCAAGCAAGGT
This DNA window, taken from Elephas maximus indicus isolate mEleMax1 chromosome 3, mEleMax1 primary haplotype, whole genome shotgun sequence, encodes the following:
- the CCDC124 gene encoding coiled-coil domain-containing protein 124, which gives rise to MPKKFQGENTKAAAARVRKAEAKAAADARKQKELEDAYWRDEDKHVMRKEQRKEEKEKRRLEQLERKKETQRLLEEEDSKLKGGKAPRAAAPGKVTRAQIEETLRRDLQHREAPEPAEKARSHLEVPLEENVNRRMLEEGSVEARTVEDAIAVLSMVEEAPDRHPERRMRAAFTAFEEAQLPRLKLENPNMRLSQLKQLLKKEWMRSPDNPMNQRVMPFNAPK